A window of Acidobacteriota bacterium contains these coding sequences:
- a CDS encoding DSD1 family PLP-dependent enzyme: MPALLKDLPTPCLLLERPRLERNLERLRTRMAKLGVELRPHLKTCKSWDVARLMLPTPVGPATVSTLREAEEFATHGVRDMTYAVGIAPQKLARVAALRRQGVDLAVILDSVEQARAVAECGEAIPVLMEIDADGHRAGIRPERREQLLAVAAVLPRAALRGVLTHAGGSYHAHGVTALERAAEGERAAAVEAARLLREAGYACPVISVGSTPTAHLARDLTGVTEVRAGVYCFFDLMMADLGVCKLDDIACSVLATVIGHQSGKGPLGGWTLTDAGWMALSRDTGFGQHGYGMVCNEAGRPYEQWIVAETSQEHGVLAIPPGSLKTPPQLGVGARVRILPNHICATAAQYDRYYVLDGGVEVVAEWPRFSGW; encoded by the coding sequence ATGCCCGCACTCCTCAAGGATTTACCGACACCGTGCCTGTTGCTGGAGCGTCCGCGCCTCGAACGCAACCTCGAGCGGCTGCGCACGCGCATGGCGAAGCTGGGCGTCGAATTGCGTCCGCACCTGAAAACCTGCAAGAGCTGGGATGTCGCGCGCCTCATGCTGCCCACGCCGGTGGGACCGGCCACCGTTTCGACGCTGCGCGAAGCGGAAGAATTCGCCACGCATGGCGTACGCGACATGACCTATGCGGTTGGCATCGCGCCCCAAAAACTGGCGCGCGTGGCGGCGCTGCGGCGGCAGGGCGTGGATCTGGCGGTGATTCTCGATAGCGTGGAGCAAGCGCGCGCGGTAGCCGAATGCGGCGAAGCGATCCCGGTGTTGATGGAAATTGATGCCGACGGGCATCGCGCCGGCATCCGCCCGGAGCGGCGCGAGCAGTTGCTGGCGGTGGCGGCCGTGCTGCCCAGGGCGGCGCTGCGCGGAGTGCTGACGCACGCCGGTGGCTCCTACCATGCGCACGGCGTAACCGCGCTGGAGCGCGCCGCGGAGGGCGAACGCGCGGCGGCGGTGGAAGCGGCCCGCCTGCTGCGCGAGGCCGGCTACGCCTGCCCGGTGATAAGCGTGGGCTCGACGCCGACGGCGCACTTGGCACGCGACCTGACCGGCGTGACGGAAGTGCGCGCGGGCGTGTACTGTTTTTTCGATCTGATGATGGCGGATCTGGGTGTGTGCAAGCTGGACGACATCGCCTGCAGCGTGCTGGCCACGGTCATCGGTCACCAATCAGGCAAAGGACCCTTGGGCGGCTGGACGCTGACCGACGCCGGCTGGATGGCGCTGTCGCGCGACACTGGATTTGGCCAGCACGGCTACGGCATGGTGTGCAATGAGGCGGGACGTCCGTATGAGCAATGGATCGTGGCGGAAACCAGCCAGGAACACGGCGTGCTGGCCATTCCACCGGGCAGCCTCAAAACACCGCCACAACTGGGTGTAGGAGCGCGCGTGCGCATTTTGCCCAACCACATTTGCGCCACCGCGGCGCAGTATGACCGCTACTACGTGTTGGACGGTGGCGTCGAAGTCGTAGCGGAATGGCCTAGATTCAGTGGCTGGTAG
- a CDS encoding pyridoxal-phosphate dependent enzyme — protein sequence MSSALPVFDDVRAARERIAGRIARTPVLHSHSLDERAPGAEVFFKCENFQRAGAFKFRGATNCLLQLTPEERQRGVLAFSSGNHAQAVALAARDLGIRAALVMPTDAPEAKLAAVRAFGGEVHLYDRAKVNREDFAAELVKKQNRVLVPPFDDPRIIAGAGTAALELLEEVPDLDALVVPVGGGGLVSGSALAAHGLNPKIAVYGVEPATAADVKLSLERGQITPIPNNSTIADGLRTVQPGELTFAIMRQHLAGVVTVTDSQLIDALTLMLMRMKIVAEPSGAAAAAAVISGALPQPYPRIGVIISGGNLDASALARYLSPAAATSH from the coding sequence ATGTCCTCTGCCTTGCCCGTTTTTGACGACGTCCGCGCCGCCCGCGAGCGTATTGCCGGCCGCATTGCCCGCACCCCCGTGCTGCACTCCCACTCGCTGGACGAGCGTGCTCCGGGCGCCGAGGTTTTCTTTAAATGCGAAAACTTCCAGCGTGCCGGCGCCTTTAAGTTCCGCGGCGCTACCAACTGTCTGCTCCAACTCACACCCGAAGAGCGCCAGCGCGGCGTGCTCGCGTTCTCGAGCGGCAATCACGCGCAAGCGGTGGCGCTCGCCGCCCGCGACCTGGGCATCCGTGCCGCTCTGGTCATGCCCACCGATGCTCCCGAAGCCAAATTGGCCGCTGTCCGCGCCTTCGGTGGTGAGGTCCATCTCTACGATCGCGCCAAGGTCAATCGCGAAGATTTTGCCGCCGAGCTGGTCAAAAAGCAGAACCGGGTGCTGGTGCCACCCTTTGACGATCCGCGCATCATCGCCGGCGCCGGCACGGCCGCCTTGGAACTGCTGGAAGAAGTCCCTGATCTCGATGCGCTCGTGGTTCCGGTCGGCGGCGGCGGCCTGGTTTCCGGCTCCGCGCTCGCGGCTCACGGCCTCAACCCGAAAATCGCCGTCTACGGTGTCGAACCCGCCACCGCTGCCGATGTGAAGCTCTCGCTGGAGCGTGGCCAGATTACCCCGATTCCCAACAACTCCACCATCGCCGATGGCCTGCGCACCGTACAGCCGGGTGAGTTGACCTTTGCCATCATGCGCCAGCACCTGGCCGGTGTCGTAACCGTAACCGACTCTCAGCTCATCGATGCGCTGACCTTAATGCTGATGCGCATGAAGATCGTAGCCGAACCCTCCGGCGCCGCTGCCGCTGCCGCCGTCATCTCCGGTGCACTTCCCCAGCCATATCCCCGCATCGGCGTCATCATTAGCGGCGGTAATCTCGACGCTTCCGCCTTAGCTCGCTACCTCTCGCCAGCCGCAGCTACCAGCCACTGA
- a CDS encoding glycerophosphodiester phosphodiesterase: protein MGGPIRLLGHRGHRCAGWAERENSLAAFDRALASGCDGLELDLRHTADGRVAIEHNPELNFNGHRLSVADNTLRSLRRLQPELATLEQVLRRYRTRAWMDLELKTMEAVAPAVELLRRYPPQRGFVVSCFEAPVLHRVARLAPELPRCLNLKRPCSLRRIREAEVSWVAPHQASCTAWYVRWLQQRGWRVLVWTVNHPGKMRLLARAGADAICSDLPELLVETLRDGVGRATDAAMPASSLRNEQRDHRHPAASGTTGRVVSEP, encoded by the coding sequence ATGGGCGGGCCAATACGGTTGCTGGGACATCGAGGACACCGCTGCGCCGGCTGGGCGGAGCGGGAAAATTCGCTGGCAGCATTCGACCGTGCGCTGGCCAGCGGCTGCGATGGGCTGGAACTGGACCTGCGTCATACCGCCGACGGACGGGTTGCGATTGAGCACAATCCGGAACTGAACTTTAATGGCCACAGGTTGTCCGTGGCCGACAACACCCTGCGCAGCCTGCGGCGGCTGCAGCCGGAGCTGGCCACGCTGGAACAGGTACTGCGCCGCTACCGGACGCGCGCCTGGATGGATCTGGAATTGAAGACGATGGAAGCGGTGGCGCCGGCGGTCGAGTTGCTGCGGCGATACCCGCCACAGCGTGGATTCGTGGTGAGCTGTTTTGAGGCACCCGTGCTGCATCGGGTGGCGAGGCTGGCGCCGGAGCTGCCGCGTTGTTTGAATTTGAAGCGGCCGTGCAGCCTGCGCCGCATCCGGGAGGCCGAAGTGAGCTGGGTAGCGCCACATCAGGCATCCTGCACGGCCTGGTACGTACGCTGGCTGCAGCAACGTGGCTGGCGCGTGCTGGTGTGGACGGTGAACCATCCGGGGAAGATGCGTCTGCTGGCGCGCGCGGGGGCGGATGCTATCTGCTCCGATTTGCCCGAACTGCTAGTGGAGACTCTAAGGGATGGGGTGGGCAGAGCCACCGATGCTGCTATGCCCGCATCTTCCCTCAGGAATGAACAGCGCGATCACCGTCATCCGGCAGCAAGTGGAACAACTGGGCGAGTGGTTTCAGAACCTTGA
- a CDS encoding TIGR04290 family methyltransferase yields MNSAITVIRQQVEQLGEWFQNLDLKGVATAPNHYLGDYPRSKWRQISPALPDSMEGLSVLDVGCNAGFYALECKRRGASYVLGIDADARYLAQARLASEVLGLGVEWRQMSVYRVGELAQKFDYVFFLGVFYHLRYPMYALDLVVSLVRQRLVFQTMLRGDQAVAEVQSNYDFWDHSPFAQPGFPAMHFVEHSYAGDWTNWWIPNRAGAEAMLRSARLDIVAHPEDETWICAPHAADPRGPIHQLEMEATL; encoded by the coding sequence ATGAACAGCGCGATCACCGTCATCCGGCAGCAAGTGGAACAACTGGGCGAGTGGTTTCAGAACCTTGACCTGAAAGGCGTAGCGACCGCGCCAAACCATTATTTAGGCGACTATCCGCGCAGCAAATGGCGGCAGATCAGCCCGGCGTTGCCGGACTCAATGGAAGGGCTGAGCGTGCTCGACGTCGGCTGCAATGCCGGTTTTTACGCGCTCGAATGCAAGCGGCGGGGGGCGAGCTACGTGCTCGGCATTGATGCGGACGCGCGCTATTTGGCCCAGGCGCGGTTGGCCTCGGAGGTGCTGGGGTTGGGGGTCGAGTGGCGGCAAATGTCGGTGTACCGGGTGGGCGAACTGGCCCAGAAGTTCGACTACGTATTTTTCCTGGGTGTCTTCTACCACTTGCGCTATCCCATGTACGCGCTGGATTTGGTGGTGTCGCTGGTGCGGCAGCGGCTGGTGTTTCAGACGATGTTGCGCGGCGACCAAGCCGTCGCCGAAGTTCAGTCCAATTACGACTTTTGGGATCACTCGCCGTTCGCGCAGCCTGGATTTCCGGCGATGCACTTTGTCGAACACAGCTACGCGGGCGACTGGACCAACTGGTGGATCCCGAACCGCGCCGGTGCGGAAGCGATGTTGCGCTCGGCGCGGCTGGATATCGTCGCTCATCCGGAAGACGAAACCTGGATCTGCGCGCCGCACGCCGCCGATCCGCGCGGGCCGATTCACCAATTGGAGATGGAAGCCACGCTATGA
- a CDS encoding TIGR04295 family B12-binding domain-containing radical SAM protein, with protein MKYALVQPDWTFGGSTYFGCAETHLPLELLYARQQVEAAGHEALLVDGHLEGLRCEAAAQRVRDFDADFVVLTTAPTYLFWRCPQPELRVPALWMQALKQAAPRAVTVAIGPHGSATPGAARTKLGCDVVIQGEAEQVLAELASAGRIAPGYHQADMRRLSALDYRGYPLERRQHRHHVFSGSGRGAEVEASRGCPWACVFCNKTLFRNQFRERPVAAVLSEVEALARAGFDYVYFIDETFGCGKSTPSLLEGLRSLPMSFGMQTRIDLWNEDALAQLGAAGCVSLECGIESITPEGRKRFHKGCRIGTDRMQQLLRAARRHIPWVQANLIANEDDDLEAIDAWREALITAGVWVSRPVPIFAFPGSPLYTKLFGAPDDEAWERAHRHYLEHNRARGYFSDVQDQAPEPLEALEASGR; from the coding sequence ATGAAATACGCGCTGGTACAACCGGACTGGACGTTTGGCGGGTCGACGTATTTCGGCTGCGCGGAAACGCACTTGCCGCTGGAGCTGTTGTACGCCAGGCAGCAAGTCGAAGCTGCCGGGCATGAGGCGCTGCTGGTGGACGGGCACCTGGAAGGCTTGCGCTGCGAAGCCGCCGCGCAACGGGTACGGGACTTTGACGCCGACTTCGTCGTGCTGACGACGGCGCCGACCTATCTGTTCTGGCGCTGTCCACAGCCGGAGCTGCGGGTTCCGGCACTCTGGATGCAGGCGCTCAAACAGGCGGCGCCGCGCGCGGTGACTGTAGCTATCGGACCGCACGGCTCGGCGACGCCGGGCGCGGCGCGGACCAAGCTCGGCTGCGATGTGGTGATTCAGGGCGAGGCGGAACAAGTCCTGGCCGAGCTGGCCAGCGCCGGACGCATTGCGCCCGGCTATCACCAGGCGGACATGCGGCGGCTGTCCGCGCTCGATTACCGGGGCTACCCGCTGGAGCGGCGGCAACACCGGCATCATGTCTTCAGCGGCAGCGGACGCGGCGCCGAGGTGGAAGCCAGCCGCGGCTGCCCGTGGGCCTGTGTGTTCTGCAACAAGACGCTGTTCCGGAATCAATTTCGCGAACGGCCGGTGGCGGCGGTGCTGAGCGAAGTTGAAGCCCTGGCGCGGGCTGGATTCGACTACGTCTATTTCATTGACGAGACGTTCGGTTGCGGCAAGTCCACACCCTCACTGCTCGAGGGTTTGCGCAGTCTGCCGATGAGTTTCGGGATGCAGACACGGATTGATCTCTGGAATGAAGATGCGCTCGCTCAGTTGGGAGCGGCGGGCTGCGTGTCGCTCGAATGCGGGATTGAATCGATCACGCCGGAGGGGCGCAAGCGCTTTCATAAGGGCTGCAGGATCGGCACCGATCGCATGCAGCAACTGCTGCGCGCGGCACGACGGCATATTCCCTGGGTGCAGGCGAATCTGATAGCGAATGAGGACGATGATCTGGAGGCGATCGACGCCTGGCGCGAGGCGCTGATTACCGCAGGCGTTTGGGTGTCGAGGCCGGTGCCGATTTTTGCTTTCCCGGGATCGCCGTTGTACACGAAGTTGTTTGGCGCGCCGGATGATGAGGCCTGGGAACGGGCGCACCGGCATTATCTCGAACACAACCGCGCGCGGGGCTATTTCAGCGACGTGCAGGATCAGGCGCCGGAACCGCTGGAGGCGCTGGAAGCCTCAGGCCGCTAG
- the pgeF gene encoding peptidoglycan editing factor PgeF: MGRNFIATDYHGCMNEDTRGGLGLWGPSPPRASGSLGVAERGPAPINVLLRAGNLSALPWLRHAFGTRACGLSHPQPHRIPNHPLLLMLRQIHSNLVWQDPQPGQAGDGMFSRRRGVLLTIRSADCCPVLLADARHRAIAAVHAGWRGTLARIAAVAVGEMRAAFGTQPEDVLAAVGPCIRGCCYEVGPEIQQAFAARFASSEAWFQAAEPDPVRDRYPMLFMTGAPPGHPRDPRWNPSSPARLNLQAALRAQLEEAGLAPAAIEVLPYCTRCRPDLFYSHRRGDSGRMLSAIGLAATD; the protein is encoded by the coding sequence ATGGGTAGGAACTTCATAGCCACAGATTACCATGGATGCATGAACGAAGACACGCGGGGCGGGCTAGGGCTATGGGGCCCCAGCCCGCCCCGCGCAAGCGGGTCGCTCGGCGTAGCCGAGCGGGGCCCCGCGCCAATCAATGTCCTGCTGCGAGCCGGCAATCTAAGCGCGCTTCCCTGGCTCCGCCACGCCTTTGGCACGCGCGCCTGCGGTTTATCGCACCCGCAGCCGCATCGCATTCCCAACCATCCACTCCTGCTGATGCTCCGCCAGATTCACAGCAATCTGGTCTGGCAGGATCCGCAGCCCGGCCAGGCGGGCGATGGCATGTTCAGCCGCCGCCGGGGCGTGCTGCTGACCATCCGCTCCGCCGATTGCTGCCCGGTGCTGCTCGCCGATGCGCGCCACCGCGCTATCGCCGCCGTTCATGCCGGCTGGCGCGGCACGCTGGCGCGCATCGCTGCCGTCGCGGTGGGCGAAATGCGGGCCGCATTCGGCACGCAGCCTGAAGATGTTCTTGCCGCCGTCGGTCCCTGCATCCGCGGCTGCTGCTACGAGGTCGGTCCGGAAATTCAGCAGGCCTTCGCCGCCCGCTTCGCTTCCTCCGAGGCCTGGTTTCAGGCCGCCGAACCCGACCCCGTGCGCGACCGCTACCCTATGCTGTTCATGACCGGCGCGCCTCCTGGCCATCCCCGCGATCCCCGCTGGAATCCGTCCTCTCCGGCCCGGCTCAATCTACAAGCCGCGCTGCGCGCGCAACTCGAGGAAGCCGGCCTCGCCCCCGCCGCGATCGAAGTCCTGCCCTACTGCACCCGATGCCGGCCCGATCTGTTTTACTCGCATCGCCGCGGTGATTCCGGCCGCATGCTCTCGGCTATCGGCCTGGCCGCCACGGATTGA
- a CDS encoding peroxiredoxin, with amino-acid sequence MSTEVVERTLPRINEPAPEFEAKSTQGPIKLSDYKGKWVMLFSHPADFTPVCSTEFMAFAKRYADFEKLGVQPIGVSIDSVFSHIAWARSMEQLGGTKIPFPILADLDMRVAQSYGMIHPGASDTAPVRAVFFIDPKQVIRAILYYPQSTGRSVDELLRVFEALQTTDRFSVSTPADWHPGQPVVVGPPQSQAEAEKRVADKSLHVRDWYLSEKQLEPGAKAQSR; translated from the coding sequence ATGAGCACTGAAGTCGTCGAACGCACGCTGCCGCGCATCAATGAGCCGGCGCCGGAGTTTGAAGCCAAATCCACGCAAGGCCCGATCAAGCTGAGCGACTACAAAGGCAAGTGGGTGATGCTGTTTTCGCACCCGGCCGATTTCACGCCGGTGTGCAGCACGGAATTCATGGCGTTCGCCAAGCGCTACGCCGATTTCGAGAAGCTGGGGGTGCAGCCGATTGGGGTGAGCATCGACAGCGTCTTCAGCCACATCGCCTGGGCGCGGAGCATGGAGCAGCTTGGGGGAACAAAGATCCCCTTCCCTATCCTGGCGGACCTGGACATGCGCGTGGCGCAAAGCTACGGGATGATTCATCCCGGCGCCAGCGACACGGCGCCCGTACGGGCGGTGTTTTTCATCGACCCGAAGCAGGTGATCCGCGCGATCCTGTACTACCCGCAATCGACCGGACGGAGCGTGGATGAACTTCTGCGCGTGTTCGAGGCGCTGCAGACCACCGACCGCTTCAGCGTCTCAACGCCGGCGGACTGGCATCCGGGCCAGCCGGTGGTGGTGGGCCCGCCGCAGAGTCAGGCGGAGGCGGAAAAGCGGGTCGCCGACAAATCGCTCCACGTGCGCGACTGGTACTTATCGGAAAAGCAGCTCGAGCCAGGGGCGAAAGCCCAAAGCCGCTAA
- a CDS encoding transposase, with the protein MRWRSRRQAPAWGLGLRELAGERPRYGYAGCGGNCGGRATRRAPRRSGGLPRGGSGAAGRLMQNGFIESFNGRMRDECLNLHEFATVPHLRAVVTAWRADYNQVRPHSGLDGLTPSQAAQKHRAGSEPSALRPPDASRIHRSDEDPQPAECFT; encoded by the coding sequence GTGCGCTGGCGGAGCCGGAGGCAGGCGCCGGCGTGGGGGCTCGGTCTGCGGGAGCTGGCGGGCGAACGGCCGCGCTACGGCTACGCCGGCTGTGGCGGCAACTGCGGCGGGAGGGCCACCCGACGGGCGCCAAGGCGGTCTGGCGGGCTGCCACGAGGCGGGTCTGGCGCCGCTGGCCGGCTGATGCAGAACGGTTTCATCGAGAGCTTCAACGGGCGCATGCGGGACGAGTGTCTCAATCTTCACGAGTTCGCCACTGTCCCGCACCTGCGCGCGGTCGTCACTGCCTGGCGTGCTGACTACAACCAGGTCCGCCCCCACAGCGGTCTGGACGGCCTAACCCCAAGCCAGGCAGCGCAGAAGCATCGGGCAGGCTCCGAGCCTTCGGCTCTCCGCCCGCCCGACGCTTCCCGTATCCACCGGTCCGATGAGGACCCCCAACCGGCTGAATGTTTCACCTGA